The following are encoded together in the Candidatus Methylomirabilis oxygeniifera genome:
- the tsaA gene encoding putative peroxiredoxin (Thioredoxin reductase) (26 kDa antigen) (Evidence 3 : Function proposed based on presence of conserved amino acid motif, structural feature or limited homology) — translation MSVLVGKSAPDFTATAVMADGSFNNNFKLSDYWGKYVVLFFYPLDFTFVCPSEIIAFDHRVAEFEKRGVQVIGCSVDSHFTHCAWRGTAVNKGGIGPVGYPLVADLTKAIAREYDVLLPGGVTLRGSFLIDKCGIVQHQVVNNLPLGRNVDEMLRMVDALQFTETHGEVCPAGWTHGAKGMRPDADGVASYLASEAQKL, via the coding sequence ATGAGCGTACTCGTAGGCAAGTCCGCACCTGATTTTACTGCAACCGCCGTGATGGCGGACGGCAGCTTTAACAACAATTTCAAGTTATCCGACTACTGGGGTAAGTATGTTGTGCTCTTCTTCTATCCCCTCGATTTTACCTTCGTCTGTCCTTCAGAGATTATCGCCTTTGATCATCGTGTCGCCGAGTTCGAGAAGCGCGGCGTCCAGGTGATCGGGTGCTCCGTCGATTCGCATTTCACCCATTGCGCATGGCGCGGCACCGCTGTCAACAAGGGCGGCATCGGCCCGGTAGGCTATCCACTGGTGGCCGACCTGACAAAGGCGATCGCCAGAGAATACGACGTCCTGCTGCCTGGCGGAGTGACCCTGCGCGGCTCCTTCCTGATCGACAAATGCGGCATCGTGCAACACCAGGTCGTCAACAACCTGCCACTCGGACGTAATGTGGATGAGATGCTTCGCATGGTGGATGCGCTCCAGTTTACTGAGACGCATGGAGAGGTCTGCCCTGCTGGTTGGACACATGGGGCCAAGGGGATGCGGCCTGACGCCGACGGTGTCGCGAGCTACCTGGCCAGCGAGGCACAGAAACTGTAA
- a CDS encoding conserved exported protein of unknown function (Evidence 4 : Homologs of previously reported genes of unknown function), producing the protein MKAVKFLAVVALAAITWPALTQAQSTPRIDQRQENQERRIDQGVASGQLNEREAARLEKGQAHVQQMEDRALADGTVTKRERARIERTQDRQSRRIARQKHDRQHK; encoded by the coding sequence ATGAAGGCGGTGAAGTTTCTAGCGGTTGTGGCGCTGGCTGCGATCACGTGGCCAGCGCTGACGCAGGCGCAAAGCACGCCACGCATCGACCAGCGGCAGGAGAATCAGGAACGCCGGATCGATCAGGGGGTAGCGTCCGGCCAGTTGAACGAGCGGGAGGCCGCGCGGCTCGAGAAGGGCCAGGCGCACGTGCAGCAGATGGAAGACCGGGCGCTCGCCGACGGGACGGTGACGAAGCGGGAGCGCGCCAGAATCGAGCGCACGCAAGACAGGCAGAGCCGCCGGATCGCCCGTCAGAAGCACGACCGACAGCACAAGTAG
- a CDS encoding conserved exported protein of unknown function (Evidence 4 : Homologs of previously reported genes of unknown function), translating into MKRNRFVGAMVLGGMMVAAVPAMADTCSQLASQGLTHDTLQTTLRAVVPSGNGNADGAPSGGLDFPMWLTLVDDSGKVCEVVNSLTGSQSAVRDIWLGSRVISAQKANTANAFSTGLLALSTANLHKAVQPGGSLYGLQHSNPVDPTAAYDGDSGKFGTTKDPLEKERVGGINVFGGGLALYNSSHVKVGAIGVSGDTSCTDHVVAWKVREAVAGGAFHVANLPGGVSSASNDALIQGEAAGAFPGAFNHPTCLNNPTDSNDGNSIEGN; encoded by the coding sequence ATGAAACGGAATCGATTTGTCGGGGCAATGGTATTGGGCGGGATGATGGTAGCGGCGGTACCGGCAATGGCGGATACCTGCTCGCAATTGGCCAGCCAAGGGCTGACTCATGACACACTGCAGACCACCTTGCGGGCTGTTGTTCCGTCAGGTAATGGGAACGCTGATGGAGCCCCTAGCGGCGGTCTCGACTTCCCTATGTGGCTTACTCTGGTGGATGACAGCGGAAAGGTATGTGAGGTCGTTAACTCGTTAACCGGTTCCCAGAGCGCCGTGCGCGATATCTGGCTGGGCAGTCGCGTCATCTCGGCCCAGAAGGCCAATACGGCGAACGCCTTCAGTACCGGCCTGCTCGCCTTGTCTACCGCTAATCTGCACAAGGCAGTGCAACCGGGCGGGAGCCTGTACGGGCTCCAACACAGCAATCCGGTCGATCCGACAGCCGCCTATGATGGAGACTCCGGCAAGTTCGGCACCACCAAGGATCCGCTCGAAAAGGAGCGGGTCGGCGGCATCAACGTATTCGGTGGCGGTCTCGCCCTATACAACAGCAGCCACGTAAAGGTCGGCGCGATCGGCGTCTCCGGCGATACCTCCTGCACCGACCATGTCGTGGCCTGGAAGGTCCGCGAGGCGGTGGCGGGCGGAGCTTTTCATGTCGCAAATCTTCCCGGAGGGGTCTCCTCCGCGAGTAACGATGCCCTCATTCAGGGGGAGGCAGCCGGCGCATTCCCCGGCGCCTTCAATCACCCTACCTGCCTCAACAATCCCACCGATTCCAATGATGGCAACTCCATCGAGGGCAACTGA
- a CDS encoding conserved hypothetical protein; putative quinoprotein amine dehydrogenase, beta chain-like (Evidence 4 : Homologs of previously reported genes of unknown function): MMPKTSHRSCRCLVIALLWWFAHVSSAAAAGPMAYVANEKSDDVSVIDTSTNTVIRTIAVGKRPRGVAISPDRRHVYIANGNSDDISIIDAEVGKVVETWPAGVDPEGVALSPDGTRLYAVNENGGTVTVINTKTGTVIATIEVQVEPESIAVSPDGQVAYVSNETSNTISVIDTATLKVLTAIPVAKNPRGIAFSPDGKYAYVTSEQVEPGVLSVIEVARHKVIKSIPVGERPVGVVVSRDGRTLYVAHGRSNAVYVVDARTLTVTKQIPVGQRAWYLAFTPDEQRLYVACGRSDAVSVIDVAAGKVIATVPVGKIPFGVAIPQ, from the coding sequence ATGATGCCGAAAACAAGTCATCGAAGCTGCCGATGCCTCGTAATCGCGCTTCTGTGGTGGTTCGCTCATGTTTCGTCGGCCGCTGCGGCCGGACCGATGGCCTATGTGGCGAATGAAAAATCCGATGATGTGTCGGTCATCGACACTTCAACGAATACAGTGATCCGCACGATCGCGGTGGGTAAGCGGCCGAGAGGCGTGGCGATCTCGCCGGACCGACGTCACGTGTACATTGCCAACGGCAATTCCGATGACATTAGTATCATCGATGCCGAGGTTGGGAAGGTCGTGGAAACATGGCCTGCAGGGGTCGACCCCGAGGGGGTGGCGCTGAGTCCTGACGGGACCCGTCTGTACGCAGTGAACGAGAATGGCGGAACGGTCACGGTGATCAACACCAAGACCGGCACAGTGATTGCCACCATCGAGGTCCAGGTAGAGCCGGAGTCGATTGCCGTCAGTCCCGATGGACAGGTTGCCTACGTCTCCAACGAAACATCGAATACGATTTCGGTTATCGATACGGCGACCCTCAAGGTACTAACGGCTATCCCGGTTGCGAAGAACCCGCGTGGGATCGCCTTCAGCCCTGACGGCAAGTATGCCTACGTGACCAGCGAGCAGGTCGAGCCCGGCGTGCTGTCGGTGATCGAGGTGGCTCGCCATAAGGTGATCAAGAGCATCCCGGTCGGCGAACGGCCGGTTGGAGTGGTGGTGTCACGGGACGGTCGCACCCTTTATGTGGCGCACGGCCGGAGTAATGCCGTCTATGTCGTCGATGCCCGCACCTTGACCGTCACCAAACAGATCCCGGTGGGCCAGCGGGCCTGGTACCTGGCCTTTACGCCGGACGAGCAACGTCTCTATGTCGCCTGTGGTCGCAGCGACGCGGTGTCGGTGATTGATGTCGCAGCCGGGAAAGTCATCGCCACGGTTCCGGTCGGCAAGATACCGTTTGGCGTCGCCATTCCACAGTAA
- a CDS encoding conserved protein of unknown function (Evidence 4 : Homologs of previously reported genes of unknown function), producing MPKYLIERDIPGAGKLSSQELQVISQKSCGVLGKLGPQIQWVHSYVTDEKVYCVYIAPNADMVLEHARNGGFPANRVSEIRSMIDPTTAEG from the coding sequence ATGCCAAAGTATCTGATCGAGCGTGATATCCCGGGGGCGGGCAAGCTGTCGTCTCAGGAGCTTCAGGTCATTTCGCAAAAGTCGTGCGGCGTGCTCGGAAAGCTGGGGCCGCAGATTCAGTGGGTCCACAGCTACGTGACTGACGAGAAGGTGTACTGTGTCTACATTGCACCAAATGCCGACATGGTCCTGGAGCATGCCCGCAATGGCGGCTTCCCGGCGAACCGGGTGTCGGAGATCAGATCGATGATCGACCCCACAACCGCCGAAGGATGA
- a CDS encoding protein of unknown function (Evidence 5 : No homology to any previously reported sequences), with protein MSETAAEITYVDNIFGIVTDQRVVYHPNRGWLTEGGEEDAPLSHIASVEFEISRSLSNGILLIVMGVPTILVLVGVIFILFGYCLLKGTPTVIVNTTDGKREVMKGWPWQRGQAEEFVKALQGRIAPGQEVRLQYVSSASVGTLSHQLSGPILSVIVISLFVIVFCAVAWLVMLLGLSPF; from the coding sequence ATGTCCGAGACGGCAGCGGAAATAACCTACGTTGACAATATATTCGGAATCGTGACAGATCAACGGGTTGTTTACCACCCGAATAGAGGGTGGTTGACGGAAGGGGGCGAGGAGGATGCGCCCCTCAGCCATATCGCGTCGGTCGAATTCGAAATATCCCGCAGCCTCAGCAATGGGATCCTGCTTATTGTCATGGGGGTGCCGACGATACTGGTGCTTGTCGGCGTGATCTTTATCCTGTTCGGCTACTGCCTCCTCAAGGGCACGCCAACTGTTATCGTGAACACGACGGATGGGAAACGCGAGGTGATGAAGGGCTGGCCGTGGCAACGCGGACAGGCCGAGGAGTTCGTGAAGGCGCTTCAAGGCCGCATTGCGCCTGGCCAGGAGGTTCGCCTTCAGTATGTCAGTTCGGCTTCGGTCGGGACATTGAGCCACCAGCTCAGCGGACCTATCCTGTCTGTGATCGTGATCTCGCTGTTTGTCATTGTGTTCTGCGCCGTCGCCTGGTTGGTCATGCTGCTAGGCCTATCTCCCTTTTAG
- a CDS encoding conserved protein of unknown function (Evidence 4 : Homologs of previously reported genes of unknown function): MFLKEKQTDRLIEILDLSALFDPLQSVVMGRIHAGEEMQDPAGFDKADLIFPSGESLPRYWVDAHYRDAATGK; the protein is encoded by the coding sequence ATGTTCCTAAAAGAAAAGCAAACCGATCGTCTGATAGAAATCCTTGACCTTTCCGCGCTGTTTGATCCGCTTCAGTCGGTTGTGATGGGTCGAATCCATGCCGGCGAAGAGATGCAGGATCCCGCCGGCTTTGATAAGGCCGATCTGATCTTTCCTTCCGGCGAATCGTTGCCACGCTATTGGGTGGACGCGCATTACAGAGATGCGGCCACCGGTAAATAG
- the cbbF gene encoding fructose 1,6-bisphosphatase II (Evidence 2b : Function of strongly homologous gene; Product type e : enzyme) gives MSNMSTMNECLSRNLGLELVRVTEAAALAAGRWMGRGQKDAGDGAAVHAMRAMLRTVEINGVVVIGEGEKDEAPMLFNGEAVGTGDGPAVDVAVDPVEGTSLLAHGRPDSIAVIGVAPRGAMWSPGPGFYMNKLVVGREARDAVSLSSFTAPVADTLAAIGEAKHKAVADLTVFVLDKPRHAELISALRAAGARVLTRTDGDVAGALMAATPDSGVDMLMGIGGTPEGVIAACAVRALGGAMLGQLAPQKPGEREALLDAGLDIDRVLTERDLVSSNDVFFAATGITDGLLMQGVRYADSGSTTHSIVMRGKSRTRRTIQAEHCPDEVKTIRLCHQI, from the coding sequence ATGAGCAATATGTCGACGATGAATGAGTGCCTGAGCCGTAACCTTGGACTTGAACTGGTCCGCGTGACCGAGGCTGCTGCGTTGGCCGCAGGGCGATGGATGGGGCGCGGGCAGAAGGATGCGGGTGATGGGGCGGCCGTCCATGCGATGCGGGCGATGCTCAGAACGGTCGAAATCAACGGTGTGGTCGTCATCGGCGAAGGCGAAAAAGATGAGGCGCCCATGCTGTTCAATGGCGAGGCGGTTGGAACCGGTGACGGACCTGCTGTAGACGTGGCAGTGGACCCGGTGGAGGGGACCAGCCTGCTGGCCCATGGCCGACCTGATTCGATCGCCGTCATCGGCGTGGCGCCTCGCGGCGCCATGTGGTCACCCGGACCAGGCTTCTACATGAACAAGCTGGTCGTCGGACGAGAGGCGCGGGACGCCGTCTCCCTATCGAGTTTCACCGCACCGGTAGCCGACACGCTTGCCGCTATCGGTGAGGCGAAACATAAGGCCGTAGCGGATCTCACGGTATTCGTACTCGATAAGCCCAGACATGCTGAACTGATCAGCGCGCTTCGCGCCGCCGGCGCGCGTGTGCTGACACGCACCGACGGCGACGTAGCCGGCGCGCTGATGGCTGCGACACCGGACTCCGGAGTAGACATGCTGATGGGTATCGGCGGGACGCCGGAAGGCGTCATTGCCGCCTGCGCTGTCCGTGCATTGGGCGGGGCGATGTTGGGTCAACTGGCCCCTCAGAAACCCGGCGAACGCGAGGCGTTACTCGATGCGGGTCTCGATATCGACAGAGTGCTGACCGAGCGCGATCTCGTGTCCAGCAATGACGTATTTTTTGCGGCGACCGGTATTACCGACGGCTTGTTGATGCAAGGCGTACGATATGCCGATAGTGGTTCGACGACTCATTCGATCGTTATGCGTGGCAAGAGCCGGACGAGACGTACGATTCAGGCAGAACACTGCCCGGATGAGGTCAAGACGATTAGGTTGTGTCACCAGATTTAG
- the cbbA gene encoding Fructose-bisphosphate aldolase (Evidence 2b : Function of strongly homologous gene; Product type e : enzyme), whose protein sequence is MALVSMRQLLDHAAEYGYGVPAFNVNNMEQIQAIMEAAHETDSPVIMQASAGARKYAGEPFLRHLFLAASEMYPDIPVVVHQDHGASPAVCIASIRSGFSSVMMDGSLLADGKTPSSYDYNVATTAHIAEVAHAIGVSVEGELGCLGSLETGTGEKEDSHGAEGTLSRDQLLTDPEQAAQFVKATKVDALAIAIGTSHGAYKFSKKPEGDVLVMERVKEIHARIPDTHLVMHGSSSVPQEWLKIIREFGGDMPQTYGVPIEEIQLGIKHGVRKVNIDTDLRLAATGAIRQDLAQNKKNFDPRKFLTAATKAMRQICKQRYEQLGSAGNASKIRAISLDDMAHRYLKGELDPRVH, encoded by the coding sequence ATGGCACTGGTTTCGATGCGACAGTTGCTCGATCACGCCGCCGAGTATGGGTATGGCGTTCCCGCTTTTAACGTGAACAATATGGAACAGATTCAGGCCATCATGGAGGCCGCCCATGAGACGGACAGCCCCGTGATCATGCAGGCTTCCGCCGGCGCCCGCAAGTATGCCGGTGAACCGTTCCTCCGCCATCTGTTTCTGGCGGCGTCAGAGATGTATCCTGACATTCCGGTCGTTGTCCACCAGGATCACGGCGCGTCTCCGGCGGTGTGTATCGCCTCCATCCGCTCAGGTTTCAGCAGCGTCATGATGGACGGCTCGCTGTTGGCGGACGGCAAGACCCCGTCGTCGTATGACTATAATGTCGCGACAACGGCTCATATTGCTGAGGTTGCCCACGCGATCGGCGTGTCGGTGGAGGGGGAGCTGGGTTGCCTGGGTTCCCTTGAAACCGGGACGGGCGAGAAGGAAGACAGCCATGGCGCCGAGGGGACGCTCTCACGGGATCAGCTTCTGACCGACCCGGAGCAGGCTGCTCAGTTCGTCAAGGCTACCAAAGTGGATGCGCTCGCCATTGCCATCGGCACCAGCCACGGCGCCTATAAATTCTCCAAGAAACCCGAGGGCGATGTCCTCGTGATGGAGCGGGTCAAAGAGATCCATGCACGCATTCCGGATACCCATCTGGTCATGCACGGCTCCTCAAGCGTGCCCCAGGAGTGGCTGAAGATCATTAGGGAATTCGGCGGCGACATGCCGCAGACCTACGGGGTCCCGATCGAAGAGATTCAGCTTGGGATCAAGCATGGCGTACGGAAGGTGAACATCGATACCGATCTGCGCCTGGCGGCAACCGGAGCTATTCGGCAGGACTTGGCGCAAAACAAAAAGAACTTTGACCCGCGTAAGTTCCTGACGGCGGCGACGAAGGCGATGCGGCAGATCTGCAAACAGCGCTATGAACAGTTGGGGAGCGCCGGCAATGCGAGCAAGATCCGTGCGATCTCCCTGGACGATATGGCTCACCGCTACCTCAAGGGCGAGCTCGACCCGCGCGTTCACTAG